From one Flavobacterium kingsejongi genomic stretch:
- a CDS encoding sensor histidine kinase has translation MIPKHYFSLIIHLIVLVLSITLTLVLFHKDYVYSGVFCIVLVVLQLYFVFTAINDTVSVYDKTISAILNNDYSADYTKHKDNQQYQMLFRLYTTLKTKRNEQASESLVYNTLLNTIETGVLILKKSGDDWIIFLMNDYFSNHFMVPKVSRWTYLKKQLPTLCSVVEERDFRDIKTSLQIRIDQQDVQTFVLQTSRTTTFGEEYYIILLDSIQKVVEKKEKEAWINLMKVISHELMNSITPIRSLTQNLNELMQQENLSQEDLEDIRESVTTILHRSDHLQHFVDSYRQLAMLPSPHKENTDIQQLIATTLQLMQPLLKKEQITITNTVEKRWLPMDKLQIEQVLINLFTNSIYALKEAPERTISITSVAKNNRIFLTISDTGSGIEKEIQDKIFLPFFTTRKDGAGIGLTLSKNIIEAHGGYLNYQSESSGTHFVICFIE, from the coding sequence ATGATCCCAAAACACTATTTTTCGCTTATTATCCATTTGATCGTACTGGTCCTGAGTATTACACTAACCCTGGTGCTATTCCATAAAGATTATGTGTATTCCGGTGTATTTTGTATTGTTCTTGTGGTATTGCAACTGTATTTTGTTTTCACCGCAATCAACGATACGGTATCGGTATATGATAAGACCATCAGCGCCATACTCAACAATGACTATTCTGCCGACTACACCAAACACAAGGACAATCAGCAATATCAAATGTTATTCCGGCTGTACACCACCCTCAAAACCAAGCGCAACGAGCAGGCTTCGGAAAGCTTAGTATACAATACCCTCCTGAATACTATTGAAACCGGGGTATTAATCCTGAAAAAATCGGGGGATGACTGGATCATTTTTCTAATGAATGACTATTTCTCTAATCATTTTATGGTACCTAAAGTATCACGGTGGACCTACCTTAAAAAACAACTTCCCACCCTGTGCAGCGTTGTTGAAGAACGGGATTTCCGGGATATCAAAACATCTTTACAAATCCGGATTGACCAGCAGGATGTCCAGACATTTGTCCTGCAAACCTCCCGTACGACCACCTTTGGGGAAGAATACTATATTATTTTGCTTGATTCCATCCAGAAAGTGGTAGAGAAAAAAGAGAAAGAAGCCTGGATTAACCTGATGAAAGTGATTTCGCACGAGCTTATGAATTCCATAACCCCTATCCGTTCCCTCACCCAAAACTTGAATGAACTGATGCAGCAGGAAAACCTTTCACAGGAAGACCTGGAAGATATTCGCGAAAGCGTGACCACCATACTACACCGCAGTGACCACCTACAGCACTTTGTAGACAGTTACCGCCAGCTCGCTATGCTGCCTTCGCCCCATAAAGAAAATACCGATATCCAGCAACTGATCGCCACCACGTTACAACTGATGCAGCCACTCCTTAAAAAAGAGCAGATCACCATCACGAATACTGTGGAGAAACGATGGTTACCAATGGATAAATTACAAATAGAGCAAGTCCTGATCAACCTCTTCACTAACAGCATCTATGCGCTGAAAGAGGCTCCGGAAAGAACTATTTCCATTACTTCCGTCGCCAAAAACAACCGGATATTCCTGACCATTTCTGATACCGGAAGCGGGATCGAAAAAGAAATTCAGGACAAAATATTCCTTCCCTTTTTTACAACCCGGAAAGATGGAGCCGGAATCGGACTCACCCTATCCAAAAATATTATTGAAGCTCACGGTGGCTACCTCAATTACCAGTCTGAAAGTAGCGGGACACACTTTGTGATCTGCTTTATTGAGTAA
- a CDS encoding sigma-54-dependent transcriptional regulator → MKKTQAHILVIDDQEDILFASKMVLKKHFETISTLNNPKNAIRLLSEQPVDVVLLDMNYRIGFEDGREGIYLLKEIKTFSPQTVVILMTAFGKVETAVEGLKSGAFDYILKPWDNEKLVEIVKTAVEESRKKKAKAKKVPVAESYFTGSSPTIQKAYNLAEKVARTDANVLVLGENGTGKYVLAHHIHQHSARQSQPFIHVDLGSLNDNIFESELFGYAKGAFTDAKIDTPGRFELAQNGTIFLDEIGNVPLHLQSKLLQVLQNKSVTRLGEAKARQLNVRIITATNINLKQEVADKQFREDLYYRINTMEILLPPLRQRPEDLIPLAGFLLAKMMAKYDRNTISYDKHALEQLEKHPWQGNIREMENRIERAVILCDNDTISASDLDLTITTAAPALQDSQLSGLEKNTIEKVLAKHQHNISKSADELGLSRASLYRRIEKFGIRSPEDDGH, encoded by the coding sequence ATGAAAAAAACACAGGCTCATATTTTAGTAATCGATGACCAGGAAGACATATTATTTGCTTCTAAAATGGTGCTCAAAAAACATTTTGAAACCATCTCTACTTTAAATAATCCCAAAAATGCCATCCGGTTGCTCTCCGAACAGCCTGTTGATGTGGTATTATTAGATATGAATTACAGGATCGGATTTGAAGATGGCCGTGAAGGCATTTACCTTTTAAAAGAAATAAAAACCTTTTCACCACAGACTGTCGTGATCCTCATGACGGCTTTTGGCAAAGTAGAAACGGCTGTAGAAGGCCTGAAATCCGGCGCTTTCGATTACATCCTAAAGCCCTGGGACAACGAAAAGTTAGTCGAGATTGTCAAAACCGCAGTAGAGGAAAGCCGTAAGAAAAAAGCCAAAGCTAAAAAAGTCCCTGTTGCCGAATCCTATTTCACAGGCAGTTCTCCCACCATCCAAAAAGCCTATAACCTGGCTGAAAAGGTCGCGCGAACAGATGCTAATGTATTGGTGTTGGGCGAAAACGGAACGGGGAAATACGTCCTGGCACACCACATCCACCAACATTCTGCACGACAGTCCCAGCCTTTTATCCATGTGGATTTAGGGTCGTTGAATGATAATATTTTTGAAAGTGAATTGTTCGGTTATGCCAAAGGTGCTTTTACCGATGCCAAAATCGATACTCCCGGCCGGTTTGAGCTGGCACAAAACGGGACGATCTTCCTGGATGAAATCGGCAATGTACCGCTGCACCTGCAATCCAAATTGCTGCAGGTATTACAGAATAAATCGGTCACCCGGCTTGGAGAAGCGAAAGCACGCCAACTGAATGTCCGTATCATTACCGCTACCAATATCAACCTGAAACAGGAAGTAGCCGACAAGCAGTTTCGGGAAGATTTATACTACCGGATCAATACTATGGAGATCCTCTTGCCACCCTTACGCCAAAGACCGGAAGACCTCATCCCACTGGCTGGATTTTTACTCGCTAAGATGATGGCGAAATACGACCGGAATACCATTTCCTATGACAAGCACGCACTGGAACAATTGGAAAAACATCCCTGGCAGGGGAATATCCGGGAAATGGAAAACCGTATTGAACGCGCTGTGATTTTATGCGACAACGATACGATTTCTGCGAGCGACCTTGACCTTACAATAACGACTGCAGCACCAGCACTACAGGACTCCCAATTATCAGGGCTGGAAAAAAACACCATTGAAAAAGTATTGGCCAAACACCAGCACAATATCAGTAAATCGGCAGATGAGCTTGGATTGTCACGGGCATCGCTCTACCGCCGGATCGAAAAATTCGGTATTCGTTCTCCTGAAGATGATGGGCATTAA
- a CDS encoding efflux RND transporter periplasmic adaptor subunit has product MDTVVARKNRKNKYWILALPLFLFAGYAVYSAVTKKRSLVVHRGEVVIKTVEDDYFEDFLVFQAKVEPLNSMLLNVIEGGSVQEIFVENGDHVTQGQPLVKLYNPNTELGYMTQETSIIEQINNLNKGKLDLRNQELNLAKDLVAIEHDYQDAKTLYDLNQKLFKQEILAKNEWDKTAENFRFQKERKNIIEQSIRKEKQANQLQISQMSQSQGIMYKSLEILRKNKKNFLVTAPVSGRLSSFEPVLGKNYIAGETIGKIDVMKGYKLIADVDEFYLEKIAEGQKGSIDYKNKTLTVTVAKVIPEVKNGKFLVELNFNGADETDLRQGLSFGVRLTLSGKVKTLVLSKGSFYQETAGRWIFVVDGDKAVRRAIKTGRENPLYYEILGGLKAGEKVVTSSYADYKEVQELNIEK; this is encoded by the coding sequence ATGGATACCGTTGTCGCTCGTAAAAATAGAAAAAATAAATATTGGATCTTGGCATTACCGCTCTTTTTATTTGCGGGTTATGCCGTATATTCCGCCGTCACTAAAAAAAGAAGCCTGGTGGTTCATCGTGGTGAAGTCGTGATAAAAACGGTGGAAGATGATTATTTTGAAGATTTTTTGGTATTCCAGGCGAAAGTAGAACCGTTGAATTCGATGTTGCTGAATGTTATTGAAGGGGGATCTGTACAGGAGATATTTGTAGAAAATGGCGATCATGTTACCCAGGGGCAACCGTTGGTGAAATTATACAATCCCAATACGGAATTAGGGTATATGACTCAGGAAACTTCTATTATCGAACAGATCAATAACCTGAATAAAGGGAAACTGGATCTCCGTAACCAGGAACTGAACCTTGCGAAAGACCTTGTGGCAATAGAACACGATTACCAGGATGCGAAAACATTATATGACCTGAACCAGAAACTTTTCAAACAGGAAATTCTCGCGAAGAATGAATGGGATAAAACGGCAGAAAATTTCAGGTTCCAGAAAGAGCGTAAAAATATTATTGAGCAAAGCATCCGCAAAGAAAAACAGGCCAATCAGCTGCAGATTTCCCAAATGAGCCAGTCGCAGGGAATTATGTATAAAAGCCTTGAAATACTGCGGAAGAATAAAAAGAATTTCCTGGTAACGGCACCGGTATCGGGAAGGCTGTCCTCGTTTGAACCTGTATTGGGAAAGAATTATATTGCTGGCGAGACCATTGGAAAAATCGATGTGATGAAAGGGTATAAACTGATTGCTGATGTGGATGAGTTTTACCTGGAAAAAATAGCCGAAGGGCAAAAGGGAAGCATTGACTATAAAAACAAAACGCTGACCGTAACGGTGGCAAAGGTGATTCCGGAAGTAAAAAATGGAAAGTTCCTGGTGGAACTCAATTTTAACGGAGCTGATGAAACCGACTTACGTCAGGGACTGAGTTTTGGTGTACGGCTGACACTGTCCGGAAAAGTAAAAACACTGGTACTGTCGAAAGGAAGTTTTTACCAGGAGACCGCAGGGAGATGGATTTTCGTAGTCGATGGAGACAAAGCCGTACGACGGGCAATCAAGACGGGGCGGGAGAATCCATTGTATTATGAAATTCTGGGCGGGCTTAAAGCAGGAGAGAAAGTAGTGACCTCTTCGTATGCCGATTATAAGGAAGTACAAGAATTAAATATTGAAAAATAA
- a CDS encoding ABC transporter ATP-binding protein yields MINIQKLSKIFRTDELETKALNEIVLQVTEGEFVTIMGASGCGKSTLLNIIGLLDSATSGSYQLLGHEIIGLKEQEKSKIRKQNVGFIFQNFNLIDELSVYDNIELPLIYNNVPASERRPKVEAIAERLAISHRLKHFPQQLSGGQQQRVAVARALINDPKIILADEPTGNLDSKNGNEVMELLTDLHANGATILMVTHSDYDASFSQRTIFMKDGMILSEKNNSRNVDVIVG; encoded by the coding sequence ATGATCAACATTCAAAAACTATCAAAAATTTTCAGAACCGATGAATTGGAAACCAAAGCGCTGAATGAAATTGTGCTGCAGGTAACCGAAGGGGAATTTGTAACGATCATGGGGGCTTCCGGCTGTGGAAAATCAACACTGCTTAATATTATCGGATTACTTGACAGTGCTACATCGGGTAGCTACCAATTGCTGGGACATGAAATCATTGGATTAAAAGAGCAGGAGAAATCTAAAATCCGCAAGCAGAATGTAGGATTTATTTTTCAGAATTTTAATCTGATCGATGAACTATCGGTATATGATAATATCGAACTGCCCCTAATTTATAACAATGTGCCTGCTTCAGAACGCCGCCCAAAAGTGGAAGCTATTGCAGAACGCCTTGCCATTTCGCACCGATTGAAGCATTTTCCGCAACAACTTTCCGGAGGGCAGCAACAAAGGGTAGCGGTAGCAAGAGCCCTGATCAACGATCCTAAAATTATTCTTGCCGATGAGCCTACCGGGAATCTGGATAGTAAAAATGGAAACGAAGTGATGGAACTGCTCACCGACCTGCATGCCAATGGAGCAACCATCCTTATGGTGACTCACTCGGATTATGACGCTTCCTTTTCGCAACGCACTATTTTTATGAAAGACGGCATGATCCTGTCAGAAAAAAATAACAGCCGCAATGTGGATGTCATTGTAGGATAA
- a CDS encoding head GIN domain-containing protein, which produces MTRIILFTAFFLATLAAAAQVTENRNLSGFSKIEVATGVELIYTQSANTSLKVAAETAEQLQAITTEVSGNTLKIKITIPENQKGKKRNKQWNNFKNAKVYLSHPAITDFKASSSATIRFENEVAVKQLQLEVSSSGSIYGSVKCTGATIAISSSGTLKSNLNADKATVKMSSSATASLSGKVNNLTLEASSSSSFEAKKLEAVNASIMTSSSADATITVSGHLNAEATSSSSINYYGNATADVTKSSSGSVSKK; this is translated from the coding sequence ATGACACGAATTATTCTTTTTACCGCTTTTTTCTTAGCCACATTAGCTGCAGCAGCACAGGTAACAGAAAACAGGAACCTGAGTGGGTTCTCTAAAATTGAAGTAGCAACAGGTGTGGAGCTAATTTATACACAATCGGCCAATACAAGCCTTAAAGTAGCGGCGGAAACAGCAGAACAACTTCAGGCGATAACCACGGAAGTTTCGGGAAATACCTTAAAAATAAAGATTACAATACCTGAAAATCAAAAAGGCAAAAAACGAAACAAGCAATGGAATAATTTTAAAAATGCCAAAGTATACCTTTCACATCCTGCTATCACCGATTTTAAAGCGTCTTCGAGTGCCACAATTCGTTTTGAAAACGAAGTGGCTGTAAAACAATTGCAATTGGAAGTTTCGTCTTCGGGCAGTATTTATGGCAGTGTAAAATGTACCGGGGCAACCATTGCAATTTCTTCCAGTGGTACATTGAAAAGCAACCTGAATGCAGACAAGGCCACCGTGAAAATGAGCAGCTCAGCTACAGCATCTTTAAGTGGGAAAGTAAACAACCTGACGCTGGAAGCCAGTAGCTCATCCAGTTTTGAGGCCAAGAAATTGGAAGCAGTAAATGCCAGTATCATGACCAGTAGTTCTGCCGATGCCACTATTACGGTATCCGGGCACCTGAATGCCGAAGCGACTTCCAGTTCCAGCATTAACTATTATGGAAATGCAACTGCCGATGTGACTAAAAGTTCTTCAGGATCAGTTTCTAAAAAGTAA
- a CDS encoding ABC transporter permease, whose translation MLKNWIKIFLYNSRQNKLFVFLNIFGLSIGIAGLVFAMLYWNDEQSYNAWNPEKEKVFQVVNDQPRSGFLSYNVAPLGPNLKALSPQVESYCTFQSGYRQGLMEYRGKKELVYKITVAENNFFSFFPFQFIKGKGATALKEKNSIAISDETAELFFGKIDPIGQQLKLWDKTYVVQGVYKITGKSSVAPKIVIRDQMDDYMKENADNWRSHSNFLVIKLKNPADKSIVEGQIKALYFEKQAKAGARDKGVAPEAYIKNYGMDVPYLEVLKSARLHSQVKDGYPEGSGNYQFLMIMLSLSVLILILSIVNYINLATANAIKRAKEVGVRKIIGASKAQIVWQFLFETVVTTVVAILIALVIVELSLPYYNEFLGKELVIHNNQFYLQLILVFLVTIVFAGIFPAIYISNFEVLKVLKGNFGRSKKGIWLRNGMLILQFAIASFFITGSYIVYQQIDFLTRKELGFQGSQIIEARLYNPKPTSDYEMIRNELLRIKGVEEVSSGNFTFGYGSYFTSVFAYKGNDVEVENMAMEFELLDMMNIKVLEGRKLMKQYASDTVSSVLINEAAAEMMTEPHPVGKEFDFRDDGVNSGMRHLKIVGVVKNFNLQGPDRKIPPMLFYHHKTISENNFLTKFFIKIAPEHGAQTLADIETFWKKNVDQEYPFAYDFVDQNFARTYKSYVDQRNLFSLLNIVVIIIALFGLFALASYSIQSRMKEIAIRKTLGAETERLLATLSKQYIFFCVLGFLIAVVPVYFLLDQWLGNFAYRITISALPFIIGFFALMILTLAVVLSRAYQATRVNVLDYLKYE comes from the coding sequence ATGTTAAAGAACTGGATTAAAATATTTTTATACAACAGCAGGCAGAACAAGCTGTTTGTATTCCTCAACATTTTTGGGTTGAGCATTGGTATTGCAGGATTGGTATTTGCCATGCTGTACTGGAATGATGAGCAGTCGTATAATGCCTGGAATCCTGAAAAGGAAAAGGTATTCCAGGTGGTTAACGACCAACCACGATCGGGGTTTTTATCGTATAATGTAGCACCTTTGGGGCCCAACCTGAAAGCGCTATCGCCACAGGTGGAAAGTTACTGTACGTTTCAGTCGGGATATCGTCAGGGGCTTATGGAGTACCGCGGTAAAAAAGAACTCGTCTATAAAATAACAGTTGCCGAAAATAATTTCTTTTCTTTTTTTCCATTCCAGTTTATAAAAGGAAAGGGTGCTACGGCCTTAAAAGAAAAAAATAGCATCGCCATCTCGGACGAAACAGCGGAACTCTTTTTTGGCAAAATCGATCCAATAGGCCAACAACTGAAACTTTGGGATAAAACCTATGTAGTACAGGGCGTATACAAGATAACCGGGAAATCTTCTGTGGCGCCTAAAATTGTTATCCGCGACCAGATGGATGACTATATGAAAGAAAATGCAGATAACTGGAGAAGCCATTCGAATTTTTTGGTCATCAAATTGAAAAATCCTGCAGACAAATCCATTGTCGAAGGACAGATAAAGGCGCTTTATTTTGAAAAACAGGCTAAAGCCGGTGCCAGGGATAAAGGAGTAGCTCCGGAAGCTTATATCAAAAATTATGGGATGGATGTTCCGTATTTAGAGGTATTGAAAAGCGCCCGACTGCATTCCCAGGTAAAAGATGGATATCCTGAAGGAAGCGGGAATTACCAGTTCCTGATGATTATGCTGTCGCTGTCGGTACTCATCCTGATCCTTTCGATTGTGAACTATATCAACCTGGCTACGGCCAACGCGATCAAACGCGCAAAAGAAGTCGGGGTACGAAAAATTATTGGAGCCAGTAAAGCACAAATTGTATGGCAGTTTCTTTTTGAAACCGTTGTGACTACTGTGGTAGCCATTCTTATTGCTCTGGTAATAGTAGAATTGTCATTGCCTTATTACAACGAATTTTTAGGAAAGGAACTGGTTATTCACAACAATCAGTTTTACCTTCAGTTGATTCTGGTGTTTCTGGTCACCATCGTTTTTGCAGGTATTTTTCCCGCAATTTACATTTCGAATTTTGAAGTGCTAAAAGTATTAAAAGGCAATTTTGGACGTAGCAAAAAAGGAATATGGCTTCGCAACGGAATGTTGATCCTGCAGTTTGCCATCGCTTCCTTCTTTATTACCGGATCCTATATCGTCTACCAGCAAATTGATTTCCTGACCCGCAAGGAATTGGGTTTCCAGGGGTCGCAGATTATTGAAGCACGGTTGTATAATCCAAAGCCAACATCGGACTACGAGATGATACGAAACGAATTATTGCGCATTAAAGGGGTGGAGGAAGTGTCTTCCGGGAACTTTACCTTCGGATATGGCTCTTATTTTACCAGCGTTTTTGCCTACAAAGGGAATGATGTGGAAGTGGAAAATATGGCTATGGAATTTGAACTCCTGGATATGATGAATATCAAGGTACTGGAAGGGCGGAAATTAATGAAGCAATATGCTTCGGATACTGTATCGTCAGTATTGATTAATGAAGCTGCGGCAGAAATGATGACCGAACCCCATCCGGTAGGAAAAGAATTTGATTTTCGCGATGATGGTGTCAATTCGGGAATGCGTCACCTGAAGATTGTGGGGGTGGTTAAGAATTTTAACCTACAAGGCCCGGATCGTAAAATTCCACCGATGTTATTTTACCACCATAAAACCATTTCTGAAAACAACTTCCTGACGAAGTTTTTTATAAAAATAGCACCGGAACATGGCGCACAGACACTGGCTGATATTGAAACATTCTGGAAAAAGAACGTCGATCAGGAATACCCATTTGCCTATGATTTTGTAGACCAGAATTTTGCGAGAACCTATAAATCATACGTTGACCAAAGGAACCTGTTTTCACTGCTGAATATTGTTGTGATTATTATTGCCCTTTTTGGATTGTTTGCTCTGGCATCCTATTCCATACAGAGCCGTATGAAAGAAATTGCCATCCGTAAAACGCTGGGTGCAGAAACGGAACGTCTCCTGGCTACGCTTTCAAAACAATATATATTCTTTTGTGTGCTCGGATTTTTGATCGCTGTAGTACCGGTATATTTTTTACTGGATCAGTGGCTGGGCAATTTCGCTTACAGGATTACGATTTCGGCGTTGCCTTTTATCATCGGCTTT